The Polyangium aurulentum genomic interval ACAAACCTGCCGGCTGCGTTCCTCCACGAGGACGTCCCCCGCGCGCGCCGTGAAATTCCGCCCCCCCGCGCGTCGCGTCGCTTCCAGGATCTTGACCTCGAAGCCGAGCTTCGTGAGTTCGTAGGCCGCCGTGAGCCCGGCGATGCCGGCGCCCAAAACGAGGACGCGCCACGAACCGCCCGGAGGAGTGGGGAGCTCGTCTGCATCCTGCGAAGCGGAACAACCCGCAACCAATCCGAGCGCCCCCATCGCCCGATAAACCATGGAGCTTCCGCCAACGGAACCCACGGCATGAAGGAAATCGCGGCGGGTCACTCTCTTTCGTTGCCCACGAATGCCGTTGCCGTTCATCTTCCGCCTCCTCGCGCCTCCGCCTTGTGCATTGGCGACTCGCGTGGGCCGCCGAGCTAGCGCAGCAGCAAGCGCCGTTCCGCGGCGGATCTCGAGCTACCCGGCGATGGTCGGCACCGCCTCGCGCATCGCCGCCAGGAACGTTTGCAGCCGGGCCGGGTAGAAGCGCGCATGGGGATAGACCAGATAGACAGGCAGCCGCGGCGCTCCCCACTCGGGTGCCAGGTGCAAAAGACGTCCCGCCTCCACGTCGCCTTTCACCAGCCACGCGGAGGCGATTCCGGCCCCCAATCCCGAGAGAATGGCGTTGCGCAGCGCATACAGGCTATCGGTGCTCAGGCGGGGCCGGATGGCGAAGCGGCGGGTGACGCCGTCGGCGTGGCGCACGAGCGCCACTTCGTTGCGATAAAACGTCTGCAGCGCCAGCCAAGGCAGCGCTTCGAGATCGTCTGGCTGCCGCGGCAACGGCCGCTCGCGGAACAGCTCCGGGGCGGCCACCACGATGCGCGGCACCTCGGCCAGACGAACGGCCACCACGGCGGGATCGTCCACCGCGCCGACCTGAACGGCGCAGTCGATGCCCTCGGCGATGAAATCGGGACGCCGATCGTGCAACAGCCATTCGACCGTGACCTGCGGATGGCGCTGCATGTACGCCATCAATGGCGCGATCAGCTGGTCCTGCCCGAACGCGTGTGGAACCAGGACCCGCAGATGGCCCTCCGGCGCGTCCTTGACACCGCGCAAGTCGGCGGTCATTGCCTGCCAGCCATCGAGAAGCGTCTTGGCATGAGCGAAGCAGCGCGCCCCGTCGTCGGTGAGCTTCATGGCGTGCGTCGAGCGCTGCAGCAGCTTGAGACCCAGGGAGCGCTCGAGCGCCTGCAAGCGTCGGCTCACCGTGGGCTGGCTGGTCCCAAGCTGCGCGGCCGCGGCCGAAAGGCTGCCGGCTTCGACGATGCGCACGAAGGTCTGCATCAGGCCGATCCGGTCCATGCCGGCCATGTCGGGGCTGGTCATACGCCCAGCGTATATCAGATCTGCGCCGGAGCCAGCTACCACGTCTTCGGAACATCTTTCACACTCTCCCCATGTCCACCGCCGAGCCGTCCGCCATGTCCTATATTCATCCAGCGCATGCCACAGCCGCATCGACCCAGGCCGGGCCCTCCCGCTCGCTGGTGCTTTTGCTGGCCACCGGCGCCGGACTGAGCGTCGCGTCGCTCTATTACAGCCAGCCCATGCTGGGGGTCTTGGGCCCGGACCTCCAGGCCGGCGATCGGCTGGTGGGCCTGGTGCCCATGTCGACCCAGCTTGGCTATGCCCTGGGGATTTTGCTGCTGGCGCCCCTGGGGGATCGCTATGACCGGCGCCTCATCATCCTGGCCAAGGTCGCGCTGCTGGCGCTGGCGCTGCTCATGGGCGGATTCGCCCCGGGGATTGCCTGGATGCTCGCGGCGAGCCTGGCCGTCGGGCTGACGGCGACGCTCGCGCAGGACATCGTGCCGGCCGCCGCCACCCTGGCGCCGGAATCGCAGCGCGGAAAGGTCGTGGGTACGGTGATGACCGGCCTATTGCTGGGCATCCTGCTTTCGCGCGTGGTCAGCGGCTTCGTGGCCGAGCATTTCGGCTGGCGCGCGATGTACGTCGCCGCCGCGGCGGCCATTGCCACCATCGGCGTGGTCGCCTGGCGAGGCCTGCCGCGCTTTCAACCGACCACCCAGATGGGCTACCGCGCCTTGATGGGCTCGCTGGTCGCGCTATGGCGCCGTTACCCGGCGTTGCGCAGGGCGACGCTCTCGCAGGGATTGCTGTCGGTCGGCTTCAGTGCCTTCTGGTCGACACTCGCGGTCATGCTGCACGGCAGCTTCCACCTGGGCAGCGCCGCCGCCGGCGCTTTCGGGCTGGCCGGCGCGGCCGGCGCGCTGGCCGCACCGCTGGCCGGGCGTCTGGCCGATCGACGTGGACCGGAGCTCGTCACGCGCCTCGGCGCAGGATTGACCGCGGTGTCTTTCGCGACCATGGCGCTGGCCCCCCTGCTGCCGGCCACGGCGCAGCTGGGTTTGATCGTGCTCGCCGCGATCGGCTTCGACTTCGGCATCCAGGCGACGCTGGTCGCGCACCAGACCTTGGTCTATGGCATCGAGCCCGGCGCGCGCAGCCGCCTGAATGCGCTGCTGTTCACCGGCATGTTCATCGGTATGGCCGCGGGCGCCGCGCTCGGCAGCCTGGCGCTCGCGCAATGGGGCTGGCTGGGCGTGGTCGCGCTGGCGACGGCGACCTCCATCGCCGCGCTGGCAGCGCGGATGCTACGTCGCTGACGCACGAGGCGGCTCGGCGCGCGATTCGCGATCCTGGACCTCACCGGCGTCGACACCGTGGACACGGCGACGGCGGCCCACCTCCTCGGGCTCATCTCCGCGCTGCGCCTGCTCGGCGCCGAGGGCATCATCACGGGAATCCGGCCGACCGTCGCGCAGACGGTCGTGAGCCTGGGGCTCGATCTCTCGCGCGTGACCACGTGCGCGAACCTGCGCGAGGGCCTCCGGCTCTGCATTCGGCGCATGCACGCGCAGGACAGCGGACGCGAGCGCGGGCGCGGCGGTCTCGCGGGTTGAGCTGCGGCCGCTCACGCGCGATGCGCGGCGCCCGCTGAGATGCCAGTGTGTGCAACACGATGTCGTGATGTGCCAAGGGCTCGATCGGGTGGAGCTCTTCACCTGCGCTCCTCACCGGGATTTCACGCCGATTCGTCGTGGACGATGGGGCGGCGCGCGGATTGCCTGGAGCGGGGGCTCGGCGTCGGCCTCGACGCGAAAGGAACTGCCCATGCCCTTGCCCTCCCACACGTTCATCCCTTGTAGCTCCTGCGGCTGCCACGCGCGCGCCAGCGAGAGCCAGTGCCCGCATTGCGGAGCAGCCATGCGCACGCCGGACGGCGCTGTCGCGCGCACGAAGGTCGCCGTGCTCATGGGCCTGACGGCCGCGATGTTCCTCGCCTGCGGCGACGAGGGCTCCCCCTCTCCAGGCCCCACCAGCTCCAGCAGCTCGAGCCAGGGCAGCGGCGGCGACATCATCGTCGGCGGCGCGTACGGCGGCGGGCCCTCGGTCGGCGGAGGAGGCGGAACGGGCGGCCAGGGCAGCGGCGGCGACATCAGCGTCGGCGGTGCGTACGGCGGCGGGCCCTCGGTCGGCGGAGCGGGCGGAACGGGCGGCCAGGGCGGCCAATGATCGCGCCGACCAAGGTCCCCACCCGCGCGCTCATGCCCGCGGACTTCCTCGAAGCAAAGCCCTTGTACACGGTCTGGGAGCTCACGATGAAGTGCGACCAGCCGTGCCAGCATTGCGGCTCGCGGGCCGGCGCCGCGCGCGTCGAGGAGCTGTCGACCCAGGAGGTGCTCGAGGTCGCGGCGAGCCTCGCGCGGCTCGGATGCCGCGAGGTCGCGCTCATCGGGGGCGAGGCATACCTGCGCGACGATCTCTGCGAGATCATCTCGTTCCTCGCGGGGAGCGGCATTCGCGTCATCATGCAGACCGGCGGGCGCGCGTTCACGGCCGAGAGGGCGCGCGCGCTGCGCGCCGCAGGGCTCACCGGGCTCGGGGTCTCGGTCGACGGGCCGGCGCACATCCACGACGAGCTGCGCGGCAACGTGGGCAGCCACGCGGCCGCCATTCGCGCGCTCGACAATGCCCGCGCCGCCGGGCTCGTGGTCACCGCCAATACGCAGATCAATCGCCTCAATGCGCACCTGCTGCGCGAGACGTGCGCCGAGCTGCGCTCGCACGGCATCCAGACCTGGCAGGTTCAGATCACCGTGCCCATGGGGCGCGCGGCCGATCACCCGGAGTGGATCCTCGAGCCGTGGCGGGTCGTCGAGGTCATCGACACGCTCGCCGCCATTCAGCGCGAGGCGCTCGAGACGCACGTGTCGGGCGTGCCGTTCAACGTGTTCGCCAACAACAACATCGGCTATTTCGGCCCGCACGAGCAGCTCTTGCGCTCGAGGCCCGGCGGCGGAGACGCCCACTGGCGCGGCTGCCGCGGCGGCATCAACGCGCTCGGCATCGAGTCCGACGGAACGGTCAAGGCGTGCCCCTCGCTTCCGACGGCGCCCTACGCGGGCGGCAACGTGCGCGAGCTCGGTCTCGAGCAGATCTGGGAGGGCTCGGAGGCGGTCCGCTTCGCGCGCGATCGCGACGCGAGCGAGCTGTGGGGTCATTGCGCCACGTGCTACTACGCCGACGCCTGCCGCGCGGGGTGCTCGTGGACCGCGCATTGCACGCTCGGCAAGCGCGGCAATAACCCCTTCTGCTACCACCGCGTGACGCAGCTGAAGAAGCAGGGCATTCGCGAGCGGCTCGTCATGAAGCAGCGCGCGCCGCACGTGCCGTACGATCACGGCGTCTTCGAGCTCGTCGAGGAGCCCTGGGACGCCCCCTCCCCTCCGCCGCCCGAGCCGGTGGTGCCGAAGAACGCGCGGCGGCGATTGGCGGTCGTCGACGGGGCGTAGACCCCTGCACGGCTTCACGGGCGCCGAGGGCCTCCGTATGCTCGCGCCCGCCTGCCATGAGACCTGAGACCCCGTGAGCGCGCTGTCCGCCTTCGCCTTCTACCCCGTCTGGGCGCTCGCGCTCCTCGTGGGCTTCGTCTCGCTGCGCCTCGGGCGCTCGCGCGGCTATGCGCTGCCGCTCCTCTGCTTCGCGCAGGGGGTCTGGGTGACCGGCCTCGTGCTCTTCGCGACCCCAGGCACGAGCCACATCGCCGAGCACCTGCTCCCGTCGGGGCTCGTCCAGGCGGCGGGGTTCGTCCATGCCGCCGAGGCCCTCGCGCCGAGGCCACGGCGCAAGCTCGTCGTGGGCGCCTGGATGGCCACCGGCGCGGTCGCAGCGCTGGGCGTCGCGGCCCCTCGCCTCTTTTACGGGCCCGGCGCTCGCGGCATGGGGCCGGCCTTCCTCCCGCTCGCCATCCTGGGCGTCGTGACGGCCGCGGCCATGCTCGCCTACTTCGCGGCCCGCGCGCGCCGCGCCACGGGCGACGAGCGACGCAACCTCCTCGCGCTTCTGGCGGCGGCTTTCCTCGGCTGCCTCGGCGGCGGAGGGGCCATCGCCGTCTTCATCCTCGGCCTCGGGCCCCTCTGGATCGCCGCTCCGCTCATGCTTGGCTCGACCTTGATCGCCGCGCACGCGACGCTCGGCCGCGAGCAGGGCAAGGCGCGCGCGCTCGTGCAGAGCGGCATCGTCTACGCCGTCATCACCGCGGGCGTCTCGGCGGTCTTCGTCACGGCGTACGCGCTCGCGCTGCCGTACCTCGTCCCGGCGCAGGGCTCGCTGCTCACCTTCGCCGCCGGCGCGCTCGCCGTCACCTTCTTCGCGGCGCTCCCCGTCGATCCGCTGCGGCAGATCGTCGTCGACTGGATCGGCCGGCGCGTGGCGCGCGATCCCATCGGCGTGCGCGACCTGGCCGAGGCCGTCGACCGCATCGAGGTGCGCGCGGACCAGGCCGAGAGGCTCGCCGAGATGGGTCGCATCGCCAGCGCCGTCGCCCACGAGATCCGCAACCCCCTGGGCGTCATGCTCGCGCAGGCCAAGATCCTCGAGCGCCGCGGGGCCGACCCCGAGACCCTCGCCGATCTCCGGCGCGAGATCGCCAGCGCGAGGCGCTTCCTCGACGACCTGCTCCGCTACGGCAAGCCGCGCCCGCTCGACCTCGCGCCCGTCGAGGTCCTCCCCGAGGTCACCCGTGCCGCCGAGTCCGCGCGCGCCGCCTTCGGCGACCTCGCCCCGCCGGTCGACGTCACCGGCGACGCAGCGCTGGTCGCCGAGCTCGATCGCGCGGCGCTCGGCGACGTGGTCAAGGTGCTGGTCCACAACGCGCTCGTCGCCCTCTCGACGGCCGGCGAGCGAGGCCGCGTCACGATCGACGTCGCGCACGAGGGGGACGAGGCCGTCGTGCGCGTGACCGACGACG includes:
- a CDS encoding LysR family transcriptional regulator → MTSPDMAGMDRIGLMQTFVRIVEAGSLSAAAAQLGTSQPTVSRRLQALERSLGLKLLQRSTHAMKLTDDGARCFAHAKTLLDGWQAMTADLRGVKDAPEGHLRVLVPHAFGQDQLIAPLMAYMQRHPQVTVEWLLHDRRPDFIAEGIDCAVQVGAVDDPAVVAVRLAEVPRIVVAAPELFRERPLPRQPDDLEALPWLALQTFYRNEVALVRHADGVTRRFAIRPRLSTDSLYALRNAILSGLGAGIASAWLVKGDVEAGRLLHLAPEWGAPRLPVYLVYPHARFYPARLQTFLAAMREAVPTIAG
- a CDS encoding MFS transporter is translated as MSYIHPAHATAASTQAGPSRSLVLLLATGAGLSVASLYYSQPMLGVLGPDLQAGDRLVGLVPMSTQLGYALGILLLAPLGDRYDRRLIILAKVALLALALLMGGFAPGIAWMLAASLAVGLTATLAQDIVPAAATLAPESQRGKVVGTVMTGLLLGILLSRVVSGFVAEHFGWRAMYVAAAAAIATIGVVAWRGLPRFQPTTQMGYRALMGSLVALWRRYPALRRATLSQGLLSVGFSAFWSTLAVMLHGSFHLGSAAAGAFGLAGAAGALAAPLAGRLADRRGPELVTRLGAGLTAVSFATMALAPLLPATAQLGLIVLAAIGFDFGIQATLVAHQTLVYGIEPGARSRLNALLFTGMFIGMAAGAALGSLALAQWGWLGVVALATATSIAALAARMLRR
- a CDS encoding STAS domain-containing protein; this encodes MDLTGVDTVDTATAAHLLGLISALRLLGAEGIITGIRPTVAQTVVSLGLDLSRVTTCANLREGLRLCIRRMHAQDSGRERGRGGLAG
- a CDS encoding radical SAM/SPASM domain-containing protein codes for the protein MIAPTKVPTRALMPADFLEAKPLYTVWELTMKCDQPCQHCGSRAGAARVEELSTQEVLEVAASLARLGCREVALIGGEAYLRDDLCEIISFLAGSGIRVIMQTGGRAFTAERARALRAAGLTGLGVSVDGPAHIHDELRGNVGSHAAAIRALDNARAAGLVVTANTQINRLNAHLLRETCAELRSHGIQTWQVQITVPMGRAADHPEWILEPWRVVEVIDTLAAIQREALETHVSGVPFNVFANNNIGYFGPHEQLLRSRPGGGDAHWRGCRGGINALGIESDGTVKACPSLPTAPYAGGNVRELGLEQIWEGSEAVRFARDRDASELWGHCATCYYADACRAGCSWTAHCTLGKRGNNPFCYHRVTQLKKQGIRERLVMKQRAPHVPYDHGVFELVEEPWDAPSPPPPEPVVPKNARRRLAVVDGA
- a CDS encoding sensor histidine kinase, with the protein product MSALSAFAFYPVWALALLVGFVSLRLGRSRGYALPLLCFAQGVWVTGLVLFATPGTSHIAEHLLPSGLVQAAGFVHAAEALAPRPRRKLVVGAWMATGAVAALGVAAPRLFYGPGARGMGPAFLPLAILGVVTAAAMLAYFAARARRATGDERRNLLALLAAAFLGCLGGGGAIAVFILGLGPLWIAAPLMLGSTLIAAHATLGREQGKARALVQSGIVYAVITAGVSAVFVTAYALALPYLVPAQGSLLTFAAGALAVTFFAALPVDPLRQIVVDWIGRRVARDPIGVRDLAEAVDRIEVRADQAERLAEMGRIASAVAHEIRNPLGVMLAQAKILERRGADPETLADLRREIASARRFLDDLLRYGKPRPLDLAPVEVLPEVTRAAESARAAFGDLAPPVDVTGDAALVAELDRAALGDVVKVLVHNALVALSTAGERGRVTIDVAHEGDEAVVRVTDDGPGVPVEIEPRLFEPFVTGRGRDASHPGTGLGLAIAARWTERHGGSLRHERPPSGGARFIARFPLVARVVNASPMDQNRAS